In Arachis hypogaea cultivar Tifrunner chromosome 17, arahy.Tifrunner.gnm2.J5K5, whole genome shotgun sequence, a single window of DNA contains:
- the LOC112762619 gene encoding F-box protein At2g23160-like has translation MIDIFVRLPMKSVLICRCVCKDWNILISDPNFAKLLFTRTLPATMIRPFRSRIFRLAEYDPIEWHERRNNPCCCRVFDVLNHSSSSIKLDPKFEIPLPGPKSLKGRELYIEVLPCNGLFYLSGPEYRNISLVCNPITGEFIRLPKIPPVRKHCKQIHWGFGFHPKTNQYKLVRIHIFEDHSMVVEMHTVGTSTWINIEIDYPKNLINLCEIGTYLNGALHWIGLDVDGNVSIWAFNFDTEKFQTFSMAPRDPGTKLILFEFRDSLCLIYFNKLLGTMWRMERYGVGESWTPIFQYSASSDSTFQLHDCIAYHDPENQEFRILLTTPWYDDHFQIVHHVPSLIPLKDIIIGDNVLVQNIYSR, from the coding sequence ATGATCGATATTTTTGTTAGACTTCCCATGAAATCTGTTCTGATTTGTAGATGTGTTTGTAAGGATTGGAACATATTAATTTCTGATCCAAACTTTGCCAAATTACTCTTTACTCGTACACTTCCTGCTACCATGATCCGACCCTTTCGGTCGAGAATCTTTCGCCTTGCTGAATATGACCCAATTGAATGGCATGAACGGAGAAACAATCCATGCTGCTGCAGGGTGTTTGACGTCCTGAATCATAGTAGTAGCAGCATAAAACTTGATCCTAAATTTGAGATTCCTCTACCTGGTCCTAAATCATTAAAGGGTAGAGAACTTTATATTGAAGTACTTCCTTGTAATGGTCTTTTTTACTTGAGTGGTCCAGAGTATAGAAACATTTCACTTGTTTGCAACCCAATAACAGGTGAGTTCATAAGACTTCCAAAAATCCCTCCAGTCCGGAAACACTGCAAGCAAATACATTGGGGTTTTGGTTTCCACCCAAAAACAAACCAATACAAGCTAGTGAGAATACATATCTTTGAAGATCATAGTATGGTTGTTGAAATGCACACAGTTGGAACATCGACATGGATAAATATTGAAATAGATTATCCCAAGAATTTGATAAATTTGTGTGAGATTGGTACTTATTTAAATGGGGCACTTCATTGGATTGGTTTAGATGTTGATGGAAATGTCTCGATATGGGCCTTCAATTTCGACACGGAGAAGTTTCAAACCTTCTCTATGGCACCCAGGGATCCAGGTACAAAACTCATCTTATTTGAATTCAGGGATTCTCTTTGCTTGATATATTTTAATAAGCTGCTTGGCACAATGTGGAGGATGGAAAGATATGGAGTTGGAGAATCTTGGACTCCTATTTTCCAGTATTCTGCAAGTTCCGACAGTACATTTCAATTACATGATTGCATTGCCTACCATGATCCTGAAAATCAAGAGTTTAGGATTTTGTTGACTACTCCTTGGTATGATGACCATTTTCAAATAGTTCACCATGTTCCTtctctcattccattgaaggataTTATCATCGGAGATAATGTTTTGGTGCAGAATATTTATTCACGATAA